The sequence below is a genomic window from Deinococcus seoulensis.
CGTGGCGACCGTCAGGGGGGCTTTGAAGCCGCTCTGGCGGGAGTAGAACGCCGGGAACTCCTCGCTGCCCAGCGTCAGGGCCGGAATGCCGTGCGTCTCGAGGACCTCCAGCGTCAGGCCGATATCCAGGATGCTCTTCACGCCCGCGCTGACCACGCACACGTCCGTCTGCGCCAGCTCCAGCAGGTCCGCGCTGACATCCATGCTGCGCTCCGCGCCCCGGTGCACGCCGCCCGTGCCGCCCGTGGCGAACACGCGGATGCCCGCCAGCGCCGCCACGCGCATGGTGCTCGCCACCGTCGTCGCGCCGTGCTTCCCGAGCGCCACCGTCACCGGCAGGTCACGGGTGCTGATCTTCTCCACGCCCTTGTCGGTCGCCAGCAGGTGCAGTTCCTCGGGCGTGAGGCCCACCTTCAGGCGCCCGCCCAGCACCGCGATCGTCGCGGGCACCGCGCCGTGCGCGCGCACGACGTCCTCCACGCCGCGCGCCATCTCCACGTTCTGCGGGAACGGCAT
It includes:
- a CDS encoding pseudouridine-5'-phosphate glycosidase, with product MTHDINPTVAAYLDIHPEVASALAAGRAVVALESTIISHGMPFPQNVEMARGVEDVVRAHGAVPATIAVLGGRLKVGLTPEELHLLATDKGVEKISTRDLPVTVALGKHGATTVASTMRVAALAGIRVFATGGTGGVHRGAERSMDVSADLLELAQTDVCVVSAGVKSILDIGLTLEVLETHGIPALTLGSEEFPAFYSRQSGFKAPLTVATPEEAARVLKAKWDLGVSGGVMLANPIPEDAEIPAGEINPQIEQALRDMDALGLTGKDTTPYLLGRMVEITGGRSLQANIALVRHNAMVAAQVAVAYAQLG